From a single Parcubacteria group bacterium ADurb.Bin159 genomic region:
- the der gene encoding GTPase Der, producing the protein MPKIKFLDLPKIVLVGETNVGKSSLFNRLTEKHLALIAPWPGVTKDSNQGIYYWQGKLFLIIDTAGMESKDSEIQKQIKKSINEADIILYVIDGREEISAQEKQLARNLKAKKKPIFLVVNKIDGKQIEKNAEEKNFKSLGLGNYFLVSAITGRGIGDLCEAIVKKLKIEQNRAIFKKSPGNLHKQRLSRHRFLGSDPIKIAIFGRTNVGKSSLLNKILGFPRAIVSEIPHTTREPQNTWFILEGKPFLIIDTAGIRRRGKTKSKIEYQGIIRSKKLIQKADILFLVLESQKELHRQDKKLLGLMKESKKKGLIILNKSDIWEGKEKEEKIQNYWKVVLAKFPFEKIFVSAKTGKNIDKILKFLNSI; encoded by the coding sequence ATGCCTAAAATAAAATTCCTCGATTTACCCAAAATTGTTTTGGTTGGCGAAACAAACGTCGGCAAGTCGTCTCTTTTTAATCGTCTTACAGAAAAACACTTAGCTCTGATTGCTCCTTGGCCCGGAGTAACCAAAGACAGCAATCAGGGAATATATTATTGGCAAGGAAAATTATTTTTAATTATTGATACCGCCGGGATGGAATCAAAAGATTCCGAAATACAAAAACAAATTAAAAAATCTATAAATGAAGCTGACATTATTCTTTATGTTATTGACGGCCGAGAAGAAATATCCGCCCAAGAAAAACAATTAGCCCGCAATCTTAAGGCTAAAAAAAAACCTATTTTTTTGGTGGTGAATAAAATTGATGGAAAACAAATAGAAAAAAATGCTGAAGAAAAAAATTTTAAAAGTTTAGGTTTGGGAAATTATTTTTTAGTTTCGGCAATTACCGGACGGGGAATCGGCGATTTATGCGAGGCAATAGTTAAAAAATTAAAAATTGAGCAAAATCGTGCCATTTTTAAAAAATCGCCCGGAAACCTGCATAAACAAAGGCTTTCCCGTCATCGGTTTTTGGGGTCTGACCCCATTAAGATAGCGATTTTTGGCAGAACAAATGTAGGTAAATCATCTTTGTTAAATAAAATACTTGGCTTCCCTAGAGCTATTGTTTCTGAAATACCCCACACCACTCGCGAACCGCAAAATACTTGGTTTATTTTGGAAGGAAAACCATTTTTAATTATTGACACTGCCGGCATTCGCCGCCGCGGCAAAACAAAATCTAAAATTGAATATCAAGGAATAATTAGGTCAAAAAAATTAATCCAAAAAGCCGACATTTTATTTTTAGTTTTAGAAAGCCAAAAAGAACTTCATCGCCAAGATAAAAAACTATTAGGATTGATGAAAGAAAGTAAGAAAAAGGGATTGATTATTTTAAATAAATCTGACATCTGGGAGGGAAAAGAAAAGGAGGAAAAAATTCAAAATTATTGGAAAGTTGTTTTGGCAAAATTTCCTTTTGAAAAAATTTTTGTCTCCGCCAAAACCGGCAAAAACATTGACAAAATATTAAAATTCTTAAATTCAATTTAA